The sequence GCCGGCGCGCACTTCCGCGACGCGGGCGCCAACGCCGTGCAGGAAATGGCATTCACCCTCGCCGACGGCGTCACCTACTGCGACACCGTCGTGGAGCGCGGCCGAATGAGCATCGAGCAGTTCGCCCCCCAGGTCTCGTTCTTCTTCTACACCCACGGCGACTTCTTCGAGGAGGTCGCCAAATACCGGGCCGGCCGGCGGCGGTGGGCCACGATCGTGCGGGAACGTTACGGCGCGTCCAGCGACAAGGCGTCGATGTTCCGGTTCGGCTGCGTGGCCGGCGGCGCATCGCTGTTCGCGCCGCAGGCCCAGAACAACCTGGTGCGGGTGGCCTACGAGGCGATGGCGGCGGTGCTCGGCGGGGTTCAGTCGATGTTCACCGCGGCCTGGGATGAGCCGTTCGCGCTGCCCAGCGAGGAGTCCGCGACCCTGGCGCTGCGCACCCAGCAGATCCTGGCGTATGAGACCGGGGTGACCCGGGTGGCCGATCCGCTCGGCGGCTCCTATTTCGTCGAGGCGCTCACCGACGCCACCGAAGAGCGCATCATCGAGATCATGGCCGACCTGGAGAACCACGGCGGCATGGTCCGCGCCATCGAGGACGGCTACCTGCAGGGTCTCATCGCCGACGAGGCGTTCAAGATCCATCACGAGATCGAGTCGGGCACAAGGCCCGTCGTCGGCGTCAACAAGTTCACATCCGACGAGCCACCACCGGAGATCGCCACCTACGAACTGGACGCCGAAGGCCGCGACGTTCAGCTCAAGCGGCTGGCGCGGGTCAAGGCCGATCGCAACGCCGACGACGTCGCCGCCAAGCTCGCGGCGTTGTCACGCGCGGCCGAGGGCGACGTCAACCTCATGCATCCCCTGATCGACTGCGCCAACGCCTACTGCACGGTGGGCGAGATGGTCTCGGCGCTCAAGGCGGTCTGGGGCGAGTTCCAGCAACCGGTGGTGTACTGATGACTTCTCCATTGACTTCCCCCGTACGGGTCCTGGTTGCCAAGCCCGGTCTGGACGGCCACGATCGGGGGGCCAAGATCGTCGCCCGCACCCTGCGGGACGCCGGGTTCGAGGTCATCTACACCGGCATCCGGCAACGCGTCGAGGACATCGTCGCCACCGCCCTGCAGGAGGACGTGGCGGTGGTGGGCTTGAGCATCCTCTCCGGTGCGCATGTGGCGCTGAC is a genomic window of Mycolicibacter heraklionensis containing:
- a CDS encoding methylmalonyl-CoA mutase family protein; translation: MSDPVQTSSGIPLKPVYGPDDRREEPPAPGTYPFTRGNFESGYRGRLWTFRQYSGFGTAEESNRRYQYLLSQGGTGLSVALDLPTQCGYDSDDPEVGEEVGRVGVAVDTLADAEILFDSIPLDKISTSFTINGTAAILLAFYVAAAERSGVPRAKLTGTIQNDILKEYASRGTWIWPPEPSLRLIADTIEFCAAEVPRFNAISVAGAHFRDAGANAVQEMAFTLADGVTYCDTVVERGRMSIEQFAPQVSFFFYTHGDFFEEVAKYRAGRRRWATIVRERYGASSDKASMFRFGCVAGGASLFAPQAQNNLVRVAYEAMAAVLGGVQSMFTAAWDEPFALPSEESATLALRTQQILAYETGVTRVADPLGGSYFVEALTDATEERIIEIMADLENHGGMVRAIEDGYLQGLIADEAFKIHHEIESGTRPVVGVNKFTSDEPPPEIATYELDAEGRDVQLKRLARVKADRNADDVAAKLAALSRAAEGDVNLMHPLIDCANAYCTVGEMVSALKAVWGEFQQPVVY
- a CDS encoding cobalamin B12-binding domain-containing protein → MTSPLTSPVRVLVAKPGLDGHDRGAKIVARTLRDAGFEVIYTGIRQRVEDIVATALQEDVAVVGLSILSGAHVALTGRIVEALRAADGGDIAVVVGGTIPQGDVPKLLAAGATAVFPTGTTLDDLVTGVRQVVEKAGAH